Part of the Drosophila kikkawai strain 14028-0561.14 chromosome 3L, DkikHiC1v2, whole genome shotgun sequence genome is shown below.
AGTATAGTTCTCCTTCAACTTGATGATTCCTTGAAAGCGCCCTCCAGTTAGCCAAGTTCGCCACTGAGCCGGGCGCAATTTACGTGAGAAGTTTATGTACATGGCTCTGATTTCCGCCTAACTAACTAATCCCCAGCCCACTTAATTAGAAACACGCTTACTTACAACTTACGAGGGagcagcacagcagcagcagacggaGCAGCAGCTTCCTCTCTCCCCTTCGTTAGCATAATTAGTTGGTATTTTTTACCGGAAAGGTGGCTAGCTGCCTTCCCCCCTCTTAACTTGGGCTATAAATCATTTGTGCTGCATTTTGGGGGCTGCAGCTGCATTGGCGGTGGAATTCCAGCAGGGCGACATTAATTTATCACCGTGCAATCCGGCTGCCATTATTGACACCGACGaccgaggaggaggtggaggaggaggagggtaCGCAGTTGGGTTGCGGCTCCTTGGGGTCACTTGGTCGCAGCCTGTCTTCCTGACgacctcctccacctccacaTCCCTGCAGGAGCAGCGTGGAGCAGGCCTCCAACAATACGAGGGCCGCCACCATTGTGCTAATTACCCTGACCGCCTGACAGGACCAACAGGACGCCAAGGCAACGGCTGCCGGCGCCGCGTTCGTTTGCATCGCCTCCGGTCGCTCGCCTGTGAGGGGAAAAGCAggaaaggaaaatggaaaagcagAGACAGAGGTGAAAAAGATGGCCGCAGATTTGACATGAATGAGTAGCAATTTGTAGTTTGTCGCCGTCACAATAAGGGCTTTTACATTCAGAAAATAAAGTGGAGGTAAAAGCAGGGACTTAAGGTGggttttttaatacaatttaagagatttttaatttgcttttaagggttttaaagaattttcaataaatcaGACTTGACTTTAGCAAGGAAATTAATGTTAGcattagaaaaataaataattatatttttatatatttaatttaaaatattaaaagactCTAAACTTAGTTAATACCTTTAAAGAGAAAACTAAAACGTAAatgaaatacttaaaaataaaattattcaattttcCAATAATAAATTCTCTCTCAAATCTGAAACATATTTCCCCCAGTGTCCTTCTGACCACTAGTTCATAAATTGCTTCAAAGTTTGGCCAACAAAGAGCCAGCGAGAGCTGCAAGTTTAATGCATACAAATCGAGGTCAAGCAGATGCATGAATGTATAATTCACATTATCAAAACTTGAGCATCCAATTAAGGCGGCTCGACTCTATAGCCACAAAaggaaaagcaacaaaaaataacgaACATGAGAAGGAAATGCCAAGGAAATGCCATGAAAACTCACCCTGAAGGACATGGACGCGTATGCTGGCTATCTCCGTGTTCGATGGATAGCACGAGTATTTGCCAGAGTGCAGGAGATCCGCGTCGTAGATGAGCAGAATGGACTTGGTCTCCTCCGACTTGATGGTTTTGAATTTCAGCCGACCGCCGGAGGTTTCCTCGCTGAGCACCTGCGTAGAGGGGAAAATCAGAAGGAAAAGCGGCAAGCGCCAGGCGGCCGAGGTTGTCATATTAAAAGCGATTTTCCCTTGTTGCAAAAAAGTTGaaacccaaaacccaaacGGAGAGCGAGGAGGCAGGGGCTAAGCTAAATGCAAAAGCATGTTTTCTCATAAGCATAAAAGCCAAAATTAAATACGTTACGTATACGACGCGTAAACAAACGCGAAACAAACTCAGACTGAAACACTGGAAAAAGACAGTAACTTATTCTAgagttacaaaaaaatataaaaaatatatttttaatttaataatattcaatttaaaaacagattcttaagatattttatttaacagaAATTTTCAAagctagtttttaattttaaatatttctttcacTGTTTTCGAACGCCCTCATACTTGAGAGGCGCCAGCCCAGAGCtcataaaagttaaaaacGTTTATCCTGCAGCAATTGGCTGGGCGTGGCCCGCCCCtattgctcctcctcctcctgctacTTCGTCTCCCCGGCTTTTTGCGCTTTTTACTGCGCACAAACTCAATTATTGCAAGATAATTTGGcaccaaaaaggaaaaccttAAATTGGTTTTTCCCCTCGCCCGCAGGAGTTATTTTTTCGTCTCCCGTGCActgtaaattgattttaaggGATATTTACCTTATCCTGATGATACCAGAAGATATGGGTCGGCGGCTCCGGGCTGAACTTGATGATGCAAGTGAGATTTATAGTGCTGCCCTTGTCCACGTATAAATCAGGACCTCCCAAAATGGTGGCCGTGGGCACTgcagagagatagagaggaGGATGTGGCGCTTTATTACAGTGAAGCTCCGGTTATGCCATCCATTATGCAGTGCATCCCCCATTTCCCCATTCCCTTTATACATCCGACAGTTTCGAGCTCTGCTAATCACTCGGTTACGTCGCCTAATCAGCGCCattcgcagcagcagcagcgaacgCTGTCCCTCTCGCCTCTGTCGAGTTGTGAAATtccaaaattgtttgttttcccAATTTCCCGCACATCGGCCGGGGCGACCAGTGACATGTACCCGTGCCACAAGCCTCCTCCTCCCGGCCACTACCACACCCACTCCCACGATTTTTGATCAGGCCCATCCGGTGTCCAGCCGTCTCGATTGTTGGAAATTTCCATAGCCCAGAGTCCAGAGGCTCGTGTTCGATGTGGGAAATGCTGTGCCAGTCAAAGTCAGCACGTTAAATAATCGATTAGGGCCTGTCAGCCCGCCGGAGAATGGAAAGTTTTTGGAAGCGACAAGGCTGCACAAAGTTGAGAGTGATTTCAAGATGGGTTATGGCTCAATTCTGGCCAGCTTTAGAGGCGTTTCTATAATTTAATGGGCTCATAACATTTTGCTTGcttttttgttagtttaaGATGTATATTAATGGTGTTTTctttagtaaataaaattattaaggaGTTTTTAGAGACATTTTGTTAGGTGGCTAATAGTTTGTGTTGAACCTTTGCATACTTTTCGACGCTTTTTAAAGGGATTTAATATCTCTCAAGAGTTATTTTAGttagtatttaataaatttagaacAACCTTTAGTAATATTTTAGATAATTCAATCAAGTTAGTCACGAATTACCTGCCTTTGTCTCTAATTTGTTACCTTAATCTTTAAATATACACTCTTTTCCTtgacatttttgtttactgtTGAGTTCTCAAGGGGAAATACAACTCTCACCTTGAGTGTACACAGTTCATTTAGTCTGCAGCTGTTTTTCCGCATAACCCGGATTACTCAACGCACGTTTCCCAGGTAGTTTTCAGTACCAAATGGAAATGCAACAATATCAGGTGTTCTTTTGCCTCAGCCTCCTCGGCCTGCTCTTGAGGCTGAGAACGTGCCGGGCCATAGATTTCTGTGACATTCCGTCCTGCCAGGAAAAGACACACATTGGATGCAACAACAGCCTGGTAAGGAAGATCATTAGGAGGTGGCTAGCCAAGCAACCTAATTCCCACCTGGGTTTCCGGCAGATTTTCAATGTGGACAAGTGCCTGCGCTTCAATGGCCTGGTTAACATGCAGAGCTTCCGTCAGTACCTGCTGACCGAGCACAACAAGTACCGCCAGGATGTGGCCAGCGGGCGGTTGAACCACCTACCCACGGCCCAGAAGATGCCCGAGCTGGTCTGGGACGACTATCTGGCCCTGCTGGCCGAGTATCATCTAAAAAGCTGCCAGATGCATCTGCCTACCAACTCCTGCGTGGCCACCGATGACTTTCCCCAACCCCGTTCCAACTATGGAGAAGACTTCTTCCCCCGACCCCATAAGCGGCAGTCTAATGTTCGCCCGTTGACGGGTCTCATTGAAGAGTGGATGGACGAGATCTACGAACTGCAGGCTTTAGACTCGGAAATGGCGGGCGATAACATTGCCAACATCATCACCGATCGCTGCACCCACATGGGCTGTGCCGCCGGCCAGGACTACGACCTGTGGAATGTCCACTTTGCCCTCGTCTGCTACTACAGCGCAGGACCTCCGCCGCATGGAACGCTCTACGAGCCGGGCAGCTTCAATGTCAGTCTGTGTGCCCATGGGAAAAGCCAGGGGTACCCAAACCTGTGCAAGACCCTACCCCTAAATCACTGAGTCTGAGAGccggaaaaataaatattgcaaaGGCTTTGGGTATAATTAAATGTGCGGCAGCACTTGGGCAATAAGAGCGAAAAGGTAGAGATGAAAGTTTGGCTACTTTGGTTAGAGTTTCTATCTAAAATAccttgtaaaataaatataaagtaacCTTGATAAAAATCATGATCAAATTAAGGTATTAGATAAATATACAAACTGAACATTAAACACCACAAATTACAATTAGTTTATAAGTTTATGCAAAGTTTAGTTTaacaatataattaattaggTTGCAATTTCAAACCTTACCTTTtcccttaaattaaattctatgaTCAGGTTTAGTTTCCTTCCATAATTATAGCAATTTCCAAAACAACTCTATCTCTTAGTTAAAGTCTAGCAATTTTCCAACGCCAGCACCACCGGGAGAGGAAAAGTGAACAAAAAATTGCGAAAAAAGGTAGGAAATAATAGGTGGGGAGACGTAACAGTAACCGTAACAAGCTGGCAAAGTTAGTGGGTAAAAGCTTGTTGGAAAGCAATTTGTTCGTCATGAGCCAGAAAAGTGCTTGCCCCGGGGCGCCCCGCACTTGActccacaaacacacacacaccaggaACCAGGAATgctgtaaaatattaaaaaataatatgcatgCATGGCAGCCCTCCAGAACACCTCTCATCTCTCTGGTTTCCTTctggttttttaatatatatttttttttgtggttagTCTTGTCACtcagccaaaaagtatgcaacgcTGGAAATCAACAATTCACCAACGCCTCACCAATTCATATCTCACACTAACCAGCCACTGTCTGAATGGGGCCAAACATTCCGGCAAACTCGTCATCGCTGGACTGGTACACCCGATCGGCGGCTATATAGAAGGCGTCGTCATTATAATACTGCTGCATCATGTTACTCGTCTCGGCGTCAATCAGATCTGATGGTGGTGTCGGTGGTGGTTGTGGTGGGGGCAaaccaaaaacataaacaaaagacagaaataaagcaaacaaaatgtgataccaaaatagaaaatcattcaaataattataataaaacccGGGCTAAACTAATTAACTAAAGTACACAGCCGAAAATAGATTGCGACACGCCATATAAATTTCGGTGGCCTAGCAGAGGctcaataaataattcattcgTAATTCGATGGCTATTATTTTAAGAGAGAAAaactttaagttttatttcatCAAATTGTTTTTCCAATCACGATTTCAAATTTGTTATTCTGGCTTTTTCCACTCCCCGGACTGGATTGAGAGGGGCTTGTTAGCTTGTTTGTTTGATTTagaaaaaccataaaaataattcGGGCCACAATACAAATACGTTTTGTGGACCCCCTGGATTAAAGAGAAATGAATGTTGTATAAATTTATGACCGCCGCAGTTTATTTTCCCAGTTATCTACAACTTAATTCctcttgtatatatatgttgtatatataaatgttgatATCCGTTTATGTGCACGTTAAGCTGGGGggttctttcttttttgtgccAACTCCCTTCAGTCCATCAATCTGTCTGAaggaattttttgaaaattcctCTGCCATATTTACCGGCAAAGTCGCGTCCTGTTTTTATATCCTGCTGCGACGATTGCCAAGTGTGCATAATTTACACGCTTGGAAATTGCATGAATATGCAAGAATGATACAGAGAGGAAATATGTGAAATTCCCCAACCGAACGGGGGTCCTGTCGATCTGAATTCCTTCGAGGACGCAGGCAAAGGGAACTCCTACTCAAAAATTTAACtttatgtaattttattaaatttattttgagcaatattttatataaaaactcCAGTAAgcaagattttatttattccacGCATATCTCTCAATTACCAAAAGAAAGTCATAACTCTGACAACGTGATTTTTGTGTTAAAGATACCCACTGATATCCTATATAGTACTTAATATTCTGCAAGTGTTTTCGACTGAAATGGGTTCTTTTTTATGAATAAGgaagaaatatttatgttttcttatgatatttcttttatatttctataaatttagtAACTTTTAGGGTTTCTTATCTTAAGATATTTCccttagaaataaaatatttatatttaaaatattttaaaaattgttttgagCTGGTTTTCTTATAGTAAAACTCCCCGATTAAAATCTCAACaaacttatttatattctaGAGTAAACTATATACCATAAATCATCCTAAAAatcttaattatattattattattattataataattatttatactcACCCACGATATTCAAATTAACCGAATAACTTCGCACCGGCTGCGTGGATATTTGGCACTCGTACACCCCGGCATCCCTTTGCTGGGCCCACTTGATCTGCAGGGTCCACTCGTCAATGTCCCGGTGATAGGAGGTCTGGAACCGCTGATCCGTTGTGTAGGTGTACGTGCCCACGGTGAGGATGTGCAGGTCACGGTGTCGTATCCAGGCAACCTGCAGAGAGAGACACACAACCAGTACACATTAATACCCTCTTGAAAGGACTTTAAAGAGACCAGGAAACCACACAATTTATGCAGCTCTCGGATAGAATTTTCATACAAGTCGAAATTAGTGTGCGGAACGCATGACAGACCCGGAAAATGATACTCCCCGCACCTTGACATCTTCTGACCATTTTCCGGCTCTCTGCAGAGCGACATTCACTCGACATTGCCCACTACATTtgatacaaatttttttgggtttgtttttgttgtatttttgtagtattttttTCTGGAAGCAAAGGCTCCTTGTTTATGCGGCTAACTGTCTAACCAATAACACACACCGACctacagacagacagacagacagacaggcgTAGTCGGAGTCAGAGTCAGCCAACTGTGTGGCATCCATCTGTGCAGTTCCACTTTCCTGCCTGCCCGAATGTCTAATTCTGCATTGGCAGCAGAaagaaactaataaaaaagcttAGACTATTAAATACCCAGCAAGGGATAAGGAAAAGCATAGCCTACTTTTTGGATGaagcatataaatattttacatataataaaacagTTCAAAAACCCTTTCTAAAGGTGAATGATCTttttcatattattatttatttaagtctAAACCTATCAGGATTCAATATACCCTTCTTCTCAAAGAGTaccccttaaaaaaaagagaaaatccaaaaaaaaaggcgaaAAAAATGGGGAAAGTAAACTTTAGCCTGGCCATAAATTTACTGTTGGCCAAAAACCGAGCTCGAGCCCGGGCCCAGGCTGGTTAACTAGGGAccgtgtgtgtctgtgtgtagTTTACTGATTGCGGAAGCGGATTTGGCCAAGAGGAAATCTATGACCCCTCCGCAGTAGCAGGGACTAGAGAGCCCGTGACCGTGGCCAAATCGCTTAACGTAATCAACGTTTTCGGGCCTGCCAACACCTGCAAACTttcccagctgctgctgccattcCTGGGCGGCCAAATGGGCAACCAGAAtatccatatacatatattttttggcaaatgCGTGCAAAATATTTCCGCATTGTGTCTGCGGCAAATTGACTCGCAATCCccctttattatttgttatggcaaccaatttaattttgatcgTTGAAATGCAACACTTTTTCGCAGAACTTGAGGCTAGGAAAGGGAGACTTTAATTGGGTCGAGGGATCAAGTGACGCCatcgccaaaaaaaaatggaggaGTGAGAAAGGGTCGCTCATAGACAAGTGGtcagcatgtgtgtgtgcgtctgcTGTCACGTATTACATAATAAACTGGCAGCAAATTTAATAACCCGGCTCACTGTCCTCTGTGTCTTGGCCATATCCAAGTGGATATTTGGTGACACATTCGCCACACTTGCGGCAGCCCCATTTCCGGGGCgctttgtttattaaatgtaaataaaaatcaagatTATTAATACGAAATGTTTTCGGCTGTTGTCTCCCTATTtgactttctttttttttttgcactgagGGAAATTGTAGAAATATAAAGATTTCTCGGGGatgaaaattatattcaaagctaaaaaaaaaattttttttaatattttatttatattttaaaatatttatagatctTTGAAAACTCTCCTGATTTGTATTTACCACACAGTCAAAAAATGAGctgtataaaatgtaattttttttttaagatgtacaagataaatttataaatatgaagAAAAAATTTCAGGAAAGTAAATTATTGTCAAAaagactttaatttaaatttaaaaaaagattataaaatcccattattatattttaaaatatttatagctcTCTGATATATTTTCAGGCTTAAAATCACCAGTAAATTAGTGTACAATTATGctgtaaaaaatgtaatattgaTTTAagatggaaaaaatatatttttatacttttaaaatattttaataaaatttttctttCATCAAATTaattgttgtatatttttccctatttcttatatatatttttcgatttatttttgagtttttcAGTGATGGAAGTTGaataagatatatttttatacttttagaAACCTTTttacttctttattttttctcccatttcttatatttatttttctatttatttattgtatttttccaGTGTTTTCCCCCCGCCACTCACCGTCTTATTGCCCAGATGCTTGACGCGACAGCCAAGATATGCGGATTTGCCCACCAGCGATGTGATGTTCCTGGGCATCGTGAGATCAAAGTACGGCTCATTCCATTTGTGGCCGTGCGGATAATGCGATGGCGGAGAGTGTGTGGGCTTCGCCTCGGCGTTATTGTGATTGTTGTTGCTCACGGATTGCCGCTGGTAGCACACGGCTAGCCCTGAAATCGGTAAgagacatatttatatatatagaaaacatttGTAAGAATACAGATAAGATGTGCCGCAAAGACAGCTTCAAGTGGGAAAATATTgggtgaaaaaaaaacaaaaaaaaaaatggcatgTCATAATGCGACAAGCACCTGCTGTCAAGGACACGCCTCCccattttttttgggtttggtttttggggcaaataaaaattcaggaaaaaataaaattgctaCAAAACTGCACCCTGACATGTGTACACTTTAATTAAAGCGATGACACAACCCCCCACTAAGGTTGATACCCTCGTTTTTGTGGCAGGGTTCTCCGTTTCACGCTTTTCCCCGCCCAAAAAGAGTCACTTAAGTGGCCTTCGCCTGGCTGACTCTGCGAGTGCCGACCATGTGGAGTGCCAGTTgccatttttttgttgttgttttgttttgtttcattttattttttcctgtttAGTTTAGAGTTTAGTTCGCATTGCGAAAACACGGTTGTTGTGTTTCATTCTCATTTATGGCCGGCTGGCTGGGGTTAATTTTCTAATTACTCGACGCGACGCCAACGACTTTCTATGACTTCGTCGTCAGCAAAAGCGGAAAAGCTTTTATAGCCCCCACTCAAACCCCTGTTTTTTTAGGAACCCTTTTTAGCTATgggaaaattgtaaaattgtaaaactgtaaaactGCAAAAATTTCATTTCCGCCTAAAAGGAATCTAGGAAAGAGAAGGgcaaaacaaaggcaaacaaaacaaacaaataacaatCTAAACTGACTCCCAAATGGCGCAGCTCATAAACTTTGCCATTTACGAAATGAAATGGGTTGCGTGGGTCCCCTTGGTCCGTGGATATTTTTCACAGagtaaaaagttaaataaaattccagAACGCCAATGAAAAATCACTACAAATTATGAAAGAATTGGCCAATTCCCctgagtatatatatttacaagtATACACTCTCGatatatgcaaaaaaaaaggaaaaattccAGGTGGAATAAGAAAGCATTTCCCTGGTAATTGAGTCAAGTATTTGCCGCAGCACAGCCACCGAAATGGAATTCAGCCACAAACCGAAAGCTGAAAGAGGGAAATTCGAGGCTGGTTGTGAAGGAAATGCCTTTGGTTGGAAAATGCATTCAATGGCCACCTGTAATGGCATCAGTCAATGCTCATTTCGAGAAGATGCACTCGGGAAATGTTTATTGAGTAAAAAGAGAAGAGGAAGCttttttgattaaattgtgagttattgattttttgtgGATATTTTAAAGGTCCTTTTGGagagtttttatttatgatatgttgtaaatattaaatattaaattaataatttcaaagggaatttttaaaCACACAGTTTCCTTTaagaatatttctttattaatttaatattatttcaattaaagtaattaccacattttctttctctgtgtATGTCGAATTTCGGTCTGTTTGCCAGGCATCTGGCCGGTTGTCGTTTAGCCAAGACTTTTCCCAGTAACCAGTTACCAGAAGCCAGGAACAGACCAGACCGCAAAACTTAAAGAGCTGCCGGCCAGCCAGAAGCTCTACAAGCGCCTTTCAGGGTTTTCCGAAGGCAAGCTGCCTGTCCGGAGGAAGGAAAAAACAGCAGGGAAACCCGCTCCCCCTCCTTCACTCTTCACGAGGCAAACACTGCAGGAGAGTGAATGCAAATACCAGAGCTGCATTGGCATGCCGGGCGCATATGCGTATTGCTTTTATAAAACAGCAAATAGCAGGCGAGGGACACACCGACCACCACCCTCACTGAGAGATTGTTTGTACGGACTCGTTAGCCAAGCTTTTGTGCTTCGGCCCGCTTGAGCAACTCATTTATTCATGGCAGCAATTTAAGAGGCGGGCGCTGAAAGGCTGCGGGCAAAtccaaaaatgcaaattattcATGACAGAAATCATGACAACAAAAATCATGGCAAAAGGTCAAGGCAAGGTATATCCTCTCCCCTGCGCAATCTGTAACCAAAATCGGAACTTgtgcaataaatattaatgctTTGCGATAGAATTAATTTCGGGCAATAAATCAATTAGTGGCTACGCGCAGGGGAGCATGGAAATATcacgtattcgccgggtgggTCGTTGACAATCTATGATTGATTCGCTCTAGGTGGGTGTCCTGTTCGCCGGAAGGTCCTTTAGGACCAACTGTTCTCCCTCCCTCCCCCTTTAGTCCTGTTCATTTGCATACATGCACATGCAACGAGTCCCCTGGGCCCCATAATGAATCATTCGAGCGGCTCTCTCATTTTACGCAAAATTAGCCTTGGCATCCGCCGCAGACATCGTCGCCGGGTAACGGGAAAACAATTGCAGGTCCAGGTACACACGATAACGATTACGATTACGATTACGATAACGATTACAATTGAGGGGAGCTGGAGCCAGTGACTTGGTCTTGGACCGCAACTACAACAATGGCGCAGAGCCATAAAACGCTTAGTCCTGGCCATGTGCAAGGGATTACTCTtgtagatgtgtgtgtgtacacacACAATGTATGcaatgtatgtgtgtgtgtgtgtgccgccCTGTGTCTGTTTAATggccttaaatatttataaagctgGCAGTgggcaaccgcagcagcagcaaacgtCGGAACCGAACCAAGAGCCATGAACCCCGGCTACTGGCTGCCGGAAGGGTTAACGATTAAttgaaacaaagttcaactgcTGCGGTTAAATATGGAATATATGCAGGGGGAGACTCTGCATATATTCGTTGGTAAATTACATAAAGTTTGTTTATCTGTTTGGAAGGGGAATTTTGGTTGATTGTGGTTTATTTATGAGGGTTCTACACGAGCTATATGTCACTACAAGTAATTAATTTGTGACATAAATTATTCTATAAAATTCCAGGATACAAATTTCCCTTTACAACtctcaaaataatataatattattaataaaacacCTTTTTTTTACCCCCGTAAAATATGTTCCTTATCGAAATGAATTATTTGCACACCGCAACGAAATCTGAAAGACTTTCCTTATCACTTTTTCCACACCCTCAAACCCCGCATTTTGTCCTGGCAGACAGAGCGTATGAAAAGTGTGCTCATCGTGGCATGTCAGACACGGGCGGCTTTTGTATTCCTTTAGGTCCTTGCAGCCAGGCTACCTCAATTAAAGATAAGTATCAAAGTGCATAGTAATCAGGAGGCAGCCAGGCGAGCGACGGGCCAATGAGTAACACGAAGCCAGAGGCGGATTTCAGTGGAGGAGCGGGACGCAGGACGCAGGACGAATGCGGAGTAAGCACAGCGAAGTGCCTGTCAAAATGATTGTCTTACATGCATTACCCTCTTTCCGGGACGAcgtcctgctgctcctccatcACTCAAACATTTTACGTGGGGTGGCGGTGGGCCCAcctggcgtatgcgcaattttTTACCTGTCTGCCTCTTCTTTAGCCTGCTTCTCAGTTACTTGTTACTTATTTTCGCTCGCTTTCGCTCTGGACTTTTTGGCTGCACATCGTTTTTCACAACAGCcacaaaatgtaaaatttttgCGCCATTTTTACTGCAATTTATGCACATTGGCAGGGGCAGGTGCAGGGGTCCAGAGGAAGGGTAGATGGAAGGGCTATGGACGGCGAACGAAGGACGTATTCGAAATCCCAGTCCTGCGGCCCTCTTTGGTCATTGCTTGTTAACACACCCAATGG
Proteins encoded:
- the dpr10 gene encoding zwei Ig domain protein zig-8 isoform X3; this translates as MPRNITSLVGKSAYLGCRVKHLGNKTVAWIRHRDLHILTVGTYTYTTDQRFQTSYHRDIDEWTLQIKWAQQRDAGVYECQISTQPVRSYSVNLNIVVPTATILGGPDLYVDKGSTINLTCIIKFSPEPPTHIFWYHQDKVLSEETSGGRLKFKTIKSEETKSILLIYDADLLHSGKYSCYPSNTEIASIRVHVLQGERPEAMQTNAAPAAVALASCWSCQAVRVISTMVAALVLLEACSTLLLQGCGGGGGRQEDRLRPSDPKEPQPNCVPSSSSTSSSVVGVNNGSRIAR
- the dpr10 gene encoding zwei Ig domain protein zig-8 isoform X1, with product MLTLWTALFCCLTGLAVCYQRQSVSNNNHNNAEAKPTHSPPSHYPHGHKWNEPYFDLTMPRNITSLVGKSAYLGCRVKHLGNKTVAWIRHRDLHILTVGTYTYTTDQRFQTSYHRDIDEWTLQIKWAQQRDAGVYECQISTQPVRSYSVNLNIVVPTATILGGPDLYVDKGSTINLTCIIKFSPEPPTHIFWYHQDKVLSEETSGGRLKFKTIKSEETKSILLIYDADLLHSGKYSCYPSNTEIASIRVHVLQGERPEAMQTNAAPAAVALASCWSCQAVRVISTMVAALVLLEACSTLLLQGCGGGGGRQEDRLRPSDPKEPQPNCVPSSSSTSSSVVGVNNGSRIAR
- the dpr10 gene encoding zwei Ig domain protein zig-8 isoform X2, with translation MSSECRSAESRKMVRRCQGAGSIIFRVAWIRHRDLHILTVGTYTYTTDQRFQTSYHRDIDEWTLQIKWAQQRDAGVYECQISTQPVRSYSVNLNIVVPTATILGGPDLYVDKGSTINLTCIIKFSPEPPTHIFWYHQDKVLSEETSGGRLKFKTIKSEETKSILLIYDADLLHSGKYSCYPSNTEIASIRVHVLQGERPEAMQTNAAPAAVALASCWSCQAVRVISTMVAALVLLEACSTLLLQGCGGGGGRQEDRLRPSDPKEPQPNCVPSSSSTSSSVVGVNNGSRIAR
- the LOC108071642 gene encoding antigen 5 like allergen Cul n 1; its protein translation is MEMQQYQVFFCLSLLGLLLRLRTCRAIDFCDIPSCQEKTHIGCNNSLIFNVDKCLRFNGLVNMQSFRQYLLTEHNKYRQDVASGRLNHLPTAQKMPELVWDDYLALLAEYHLKSCQMHLPTNSCVATDDFPQPRSNYGEDFFPRPHKRQSNVRPLTGLIEEWMDEIYELQALDSEMAGDNIANIITDRCTHMGCAAGQDYDLWNVHFALVCYYSAGPPPHGTLYEPGSFNVSLCAHGKSQGYPNLCKTLPLNH
- the dpr10 gene encoding uncharacterized protein dpr10 isoform X4 gives rise to the protein MLTLWTALFCCLTGLAVCYQRQSVSNNNHNNAEAKPTHSPPSHYPHGHKWNEPYFDLTMPRNITSLVGKSAYLGCRVKHLGNKTVAWIRHRDLHILTVGTYTYTTDQRFQTSYHRDIDEWTLQIKWAQQRDAGVYECQISTQPVRSYSVNLNIVDLIDAETSNMMQQYYNDDAFYIAADRVYQSSDDEFAGMFGPIQTVAG